A genomic window from Heptranchias perlo isolate sHepPer1 chromosome 20, sHepPer1.hap1, whole genome shotgun sequence includes:
- the LOC137335994 gene encoding zona pellucida sperm-binding protein 4-like — translation MTCPCTQIENVENIQSAENFCGRTDFFTACSMLEGPKTNDSEAINERPKIKLFVRNTVISVLMKAVWALEVLRFEIETTELLARPFQRAIKNQSHCCGSGVTSQPPSLLFPADKCWLSPKNRKDCGFPGIEAICTKDGRVLIAISKDLTLPPVNLTTLHLKDGDGAECSPTVASADTVLFQFAVTECGATQRLDGVNILYETDVLGEFEILDGALGSVTRDSPFRLHVQCSYKGSQESDLLVKPRVYTLSPPLPATEAGILLLELRIARDGGYRSWYVASDYPILSVLREPVFVEVRVLNRNDPSLVLVLNDCWATPTPEPYSGLRWDLLVGRCPFAGDNYKTRLLPVNAASHLRFPTHHNRFVVSTFAFWDRVSGRALTGEVYFHCSAEVCYPSTRENCTAPCSSSKYL, via the exons ATGACCTGCCCATGCACCCAAATCGAGAATGTTGAAAATATCCAGTCAGCAGAAAACTTCTGTGGAAGAACAGATTTTTTCACTGCATGCAGCATGCTGGAAGGACCAAAGACTAATG ATTCCGAAGCGATCAATGAGAGGCCGAAAATCAAGCTGTTTGTCAGAAACACTGTTATTTCGGTACTGATGAAAGCAGTATGGGCTCTGGAAGTGCTCAGGTT CGAGATTGAGacaactgagttgcttgctcggccatttcagagggcaattaagaatcaatcacattgctgtgggtctggagtcacat CTCAGCCGCCCTCTCTTCTTTTCCCCGCCGATAAATGTTGGTTGTCTCCTAAAAACCGCAAAGACTGCGGATTTCCGGGAATTGAAGCGA TCTGCACCAAGGATGGGCGGGTCCTGATCGCGATCTCCAAGGATTTGACGCTGCCTCCTGTAAACCTAACAACCCTCCATCTGAAGGATGGAGACGGAGCTGAGTGCAGTCCAACCGTGGCCTCTGCAGACACTGTGCTCTTTCAGTTCGCAGTCACTGAATGTGGCGCTACTCAGCGG CTGGACGGCGTGAACATCCTGTATGAAACGGATGTGTTGGGTGAGTTTGAGATCTTGGATGGCGCTTTGGGATCGGTGACCCGGGACAGCCCTTTCAG GCTCCATGTTCAGTGCAGTTACAAGGGAAGCCAGGAGTCTGATCTGCTGGTGAAGCCCAGAGTTTACACCCTTTCTCCGCCACTGCCAGCTACTGAGGCCGGGATCCTGCTTCTGGAGCTGAGAATAGCGAGAG atggtgGCTACCGGAGCTGGTACGTGGCCAGTGACTACCCGATCCTGAGTGTGCTCCGGGAGCCCGTGTTTGTGGAGGTTCGTGTCCTGAACCGGAACGATCCGTCCCTTGTGCTGGTGCTCAATGACTGCTGGGCGACCCCCACCCCCGAGCCGTATTCGGGGCTCCGATGGGACCTCCTGGTGGGCAG gtGCCCCTTTGCTGGTGATAACTACAAAACCCGCCTCCTACCAGTAAACGCTGCTTCCCATTTGCGGTTCCCAACTCACCATAATCGTTTTGTAGTCAGCACGTTCGCTTTCTGGGACCGAGTTTCGGGCCGGGCTCTGACCGGAGAG GTTTAtttccactgcagtgctgaggttTGCTACCCTTCCACCCGAGAGAACTGCACGGCTCCCTGCAGCTCCAGTAAGTACCTGTGA